A stretch of Aeromicrobium tamlense DNA encodes these proteins:
- a CDS encoding Ig-like domain-containing protein: MAFRLRSRLLTCASAFMLIALSLAGTMTVLAPAPAAEAAPAPAFDCTVPRFFAQAEEPVGTVKLNSGSYTTTGGSQWSQIGSNFTGQNVFNGLAFNPTDEYLYGTFYGQTSGTNIRGSFARINRSGVVTPLGDANTALGAPPSTLWDSGEFDADGNYYVASGNAGTTTIQKIAGLKNVTSATSTPRPTRTTITLSQSIRFADLTFLKGYLWAANYGQSSTLYRINPTTGAVTSFAVPTAVMPTNSYGSAFTMTNGNLALIATNGFMYQIAIRNADQASPTFELISRVTAPANQRSDATNCSTALPSKLSVTKTGPATVVVGNPITWRVVVKNEGPGNTSGFVLNDILPNDLANLSVTSTDTSCVVTGTTQKIATCNGGYLEVGQEAVVTVRATAPSTPGPLINRAYAIGNEDPDPAPPTSAETQVVIATQVDVPATVTDSSNGTYDRTSVQGGTIAYAGGRYTYTPPAGYSGPDSFTYRTSDGTLVTVIINVTPEADPDSRSTTVGTPVTITAGALEALGQGSGLTLHAVGGAQNGTVSLDAGVVTFRPTAGFSGTGSFTYTLRDASGQDVTQTITITVANVFSDESAVEDGVTTPQNTPKRIPLADLVSASGRPLDPTRVTIPSGPAHGTVSVNPTTGELTYTPAAGFIGDDEFEARVCDTSDPAQCTTVTIAVTVTPNVVTAEDDSATTSVETPRTINVRTNDTSASGQPFAAPTVTTDPAHGSAVVESDGRITFTPAAGFSGVDTFEYRVCDTSTPTAICDTATVTVTVTNVFAEETAAEDGVTTRQNTPKDIPLDDVVSATGKPIDPTTVTVANQPARGEVTVDETTGELTYTPEPGYVGADEFRVRVCDTSDPAQCTTVTISVTVTANTVTAVDDEATTSVETPRTINVRTNDTSASGQPFAAPTVTTAPGHGSAVVESDGRITYTPADGFSGVDTFEYRVCDTTTPTAACDTATVTVTVDNVFVDETAVEDGVTTPQNTAKDIPLDDVASATGRPLDPTKVTVPGAPAHGDVTVDPVTGELTYTPDPGYSGDDEFDVRVCDTSSPSQCTTVTITVTVSANTVGAVDDTATTSVGTSVPVLVRQNDTSASGQALALPSVTSEPEHGTTSVTIDGRVVYTPDAGFSGEDTFEYRVCDTSTPTAVCDTASVTVTVTNVFAGETAVEDGVTTPQNTAKDIPPADVVSATGQPLDPTKVTVSDEPSHGEVTVDPTTGELTYTPDDGYTGDDAFDVRVCDTSDPVQCTTVTISVTVGANTVTADDDTARTTVETPRMINVRSNDTTASGQSLAAPTVTTDPAHGSAVVESDGRITYTPADGFSGEDTFEYRVCDTSTPTAVCDTATVTVTVDNVFTDGTAAEDGVSTPHNTAKTIDLDDVVSSSGRPLDPTRVTVPGAPSHGTVTVDPTTGELTYTPAAGYTGADEFEVRVCDTSSPVQCTLVTVTVTVGANTVTAAADEASTSVETPRTIDVRSNDDSESGQSLAAPTVTTDPAHGSAVVESDGRITYTPEDGFSGEDTFEYRVCDTSTPTAVCDTATVTVTVDNVFAPETAVEDGVATPQNTPKDIPLGDVVDPSGKPLDPTTVTIPKDPEHGDVTVDPTTGELTYTPDPGYSGTDEFEVRVCDTSVPAQCTTVTIVVEVSENAVAAANDSATTTLATEVLVDVKENDDSASGQALADPVVITAPAHGETRVEADGRIAYTPERGFSGEDTFEYRVCDTSTPTAVCDTATVTVTVTNAFTNQPVAAEGAETDQDEALTVPLADIVTSEGAALDPRSVGVVGRPAHGEVAVDPETGAVTYTPNDSYSGSDAFDLEVCDASRPTQCHTVTIPVTVRVNAVETGDDKATTITGRPVVIAVEDNDTSRTGRPLTAARITTQPEHGVAEVLADGTVRYTPAKGFVGTDSFEYERCDDSTPTPVCDTATVTVDVTADPDAVDQDGDDTDGATDGGDDSRGDDDGDEDGAGTDRDQDALADTGGPTAAIAALGVVALGLGLGLTGAARRRRGESA; the protein is encoded by the coding sequence ATGGCGTTCCGCCTGCGCAGCCGACTGCTCACCTGTGCCTCAGCCTTCATGCTGATCGCCCTCAGCCTCGCCGGGACCATGACGGTCCTGGCGCCCGCACCGGCCGCGGAGGCGGCGCCGGCGCCGGCGTTCGACTGCACGGTCCCGCGCTTCTTCGCCCAGGCGGAGGAGCCGGTCGGCACGGTGAAGCTCAACTCCGGCTCGTACACGACCACCGGCGGCTCGCAGTGGAGCCAGATCGGGTCGAACTTCACCGGTCAGAACGTGTTCAACGGTCTGGCGTTCAACCCCACCGACGAATACCTCTACGGCACGTTCTACGGCCAGACCTCGGGCACCAACATCCGCGGCTCGTTCGCGCGCATCAACCGCTCGGGCGTCGTGACGCCGCTCGGCGATGCGAACACCGCCCTGGGCGCACCTCCCAGCACCCTGTGGGACAGCGGCGAGTTCGACGCCGACGGCAACTACTACGTGGCCTCGGGCAACGCCGGCACCACCACGATCCAGAAGATCGCCGGCCTGAAGAACGTCACGAGCGCCACGAGCACCCCGCGCCCGACGCGCACCACGATCACGCTGTCGCAGAGCATCCGCTTCGCCGACCTGACGTTCCTCAAGGGCTACCTGTGGGCCGCGAACTACGGCCAGTCCTCCACGCTCTACCGGATCAACCCGACCACGGGTGCGGTCACGAGCTTCGCCGTCCCGACCGCGGTCATGCCGACGAACTCCTACGGCTCGGCGTTCACGATGACGAACGGCAACCTCGCCCTCATCGCGACCAACGGCTTCATGTACCAGATCGCGATCCGGAACGCCGACCAGGCGTCGCCCACCTTCGAGCTGATCAGCCGCGTCACCGCGCCGGCCAACCAGCGCAGCGACGCGACGAACTGCTCCACCGCGCTCCCGTCCAAGCTCAGCGTGACGAAGACCGGCCCGGCCACGGTCGTCGTCGGCAACCCGATCACGTGGCGCGTCGTCGTGAAGAACGAGGGCCCGGGCAACACGTCGGGCTTCGTCCTCAACGACATCCTCCCGAACGACCTCGCCAACCTCTCCGTCACCAGCACGGACACGTCGTGCGTCGTGACCGGCACGACGCAGAAGATCGCGACCTGCAACGGCGGCTACCTCGAGGTCGGCCAGGAGGCGGTCGTCACCGTGCGCGCCACCGCGCCCTCGACCCCCGGCCCGCTGATCAACCGCGCCTACGCGATCGGCAACGAGGATCCCGATCCCGCGCCGCCGACCTCGGCCGAGACCCAGGTCGTCATCGCGACGCAGGTCGACGTCCCGGCCACGGTCACCGACAGCTCGAACGGCACGTACGACCGCACCTCGGTCCAGGGCGGCACGATCGCCTACGCCGGCGGTCGCTACACGTACACGCCCCCGGCGGGCTACTCCGGACCCGACTCCTTCACCTACCGGACCTCGGACGGCACGCTCGTGACCGTCATCATCAACGTCACGCCCGAGGCGGACCCGGACAGCCGGTCCACGACCGTCGGCACCCCGGTGACGATCACGGCGGGCGCCCTCGAGGCGCTCGGCCAGGGCTCGGGCCTCACGCTGCACGCCGTGGGCGGCGCCCAGAACGGCACCGTCAGCCTCGACGCGGGCGTCGTGACCTTCCGCCCGACCGCCGGGTTCTCCGGCACCGGCAGCTTCACGTACACGCTCCGCGACGCCTCCGGCCAGGACGTCACCCAGACGATCACCATCACGGTCGCGAACGTCTTCAGCGACGAGAGCGCGGTCGAGGACGGCGTCACGACGCCGCAGAACACGCCGAAGCGGATCCCGCTGGCCGACCTGGTCTCCGCGTCGGGCCGCCCGCTCGACCCGACCCGCGTGACGATCCCCAGCGGTCCGGCGCACGGCACCGTCAGCGTGAACCCGACGACGGGCGAGCTCACCTACACGCCCGCCGCCGGCTTCATCGGCGACGACGAGTTCGAGGCGCGCGTGTGCGACACCTCGGACCCGGCCCAGTGCACCACCGTCACGATCGCCGTCACGGTGACCCCGAACGTCGTGACCGCCGAGGACGACTCGGCCACGACGTCCGTCGAGACGCCGCGGACGATCAACGTCCGGACCAACGACACCAGCGCCTCGGGCCAGCCCTTCGCGGCGCCGACCGTGACGACGGATCCCGCCCACGGGTCGGCCGTGGTGGAGTCCGACGGCCGGATCACCTTTACGCCCGCCGCGGGCTTCTCGGGCGTGGACACGTTCGAGTACCGCGTCTGCGACACGTCGACCCCGACGGCGATCTGTGACACCGCCACGGTGACCGTCACGGTGACGAACGTCTTCGCCGAGGAGACCGCGGCCGAGGACGGCGTCACGACGCGCCAGAACACGCCGAAGGACATCCCGCTCGATGACGTGGTCTCCGCGACCGGCAAGCCGATCGACCCGACGACGGTCACCGTCGCGAACCAGCCCGCCCGCGGTGAGGTGACGGTCGACGAGACCACGGGCGAGCTGACCTACACGCCGGAGCCCGGCTACGTCGGTGCCGACGAGTTCCGGGTGCGCGTCTGCGACACCTCGGACCCCGCGCAGTGCACCACCGTCACGATCTCCGTCACGGTCACCGCCAACACGGTGACGGCCGTCGACGACGAGGCCACGACGTCCGTCGAGACGCCGCGGACGATCAACGTCCGGACCAACGACACCAGCGCCTCGGGCCAGCCGTTCGCGGCGCCGACGGTCACGACCGCGCCGGGCCACGGCTCCGCGGTGGTGGAGTCCGACGGCCGGATCACGTACACGCCGGCCGACGGCTTCTCCGGCGTGGACACGTTCGAGTACCGCGTCTGCGACACCACGACGCCGACCGCCGCCTGCGACACGGCCACGGTGACCGTCACGGTCGACAACGTCTTCGTGGACGAGACCGCCGTCGAGGACGGCGTGACCACGCCGCAGAACACCGCCAAGGACATCCCGCTCGACGACGTCGCGTCGGCGACGGGCCGTCCCCTGGACCCGACCAAGGTCACCGTCCCCGGCGCCCCCGCGCACGGTGACGTGACGGTCGACCCGGTCACGGGCGAGCTGACCTACACCCCGGATCCGGGCTACTCCGGTGACGACGAGTTCGACGTCCGCGTGTGTGACACGTCGAGCCCCTCGCAGTGCACCACGGTCACGATCACGGTGACGGTCTCGGCCAACACCGTGGGCGCGGTCGACGACACCGCGACCACGTCGGTCGGCACCTCCGTGCCGGTGCTGGTGCGCCAGAACGACACCTCGGCCTCGGGCCAGGCGCTCGCCCTGCCGTCCGTGACCTCGGAGCCCGAGCACGGCACGACCTCGGTCACGATCGACGGCCGCGTCGTCTACACCCCGGACGCCGGCTTCTCGGGCGAGGACACGTTCGAGTACCGCGTGTGCGACACCTCGACGCCGACCGCGGTGTGCGACACCGCTTCGGTCACGGTCACGGTCACGAACGTGTTCGCCGGCGAGACGGCCGTCGAGGACGGCGTGACCACGCCGCAGAACACGGCCAAGGACATCCCACCGGCCGACGTGGTCTCCGCGACCGGCCAGCCGCTCGACCCGACCAAGGTCACCGTCTCGGACGAGCCGTCCCACGGTGAGGTCACGGTCGACCCGACCACGGGCGAGCTGACCTACACGCCGGACGACGGCTACACCGGCGACGACGCGTTCGACGTCCGCGTGTGCGACACGTCCGACCCCGTCCAGTGCACCACCGTCACGATCTCCGTCACGGTGGGCGCGAACACGGTCACCGCTGACGACGACACCGCCAGGACGACGGTCGAGACGCCGCGGATGATCAACGTCCGCAGCAACGACACCACCGCCTCGGGCCAGTCGCTCGCGGCGCCGACCGTGACGACGGATCCCGCCCACGGCTCGGCCGTGGTGGAGTCCGACGGCCGGATCACCTACACGCCGGCCGACGGCTTCTCGGGCGAGGACACCTTCGAGTACCGCGTCTGCGACACGTCCACGCCGACCGCCGTGTGCGACACCGCCACCGTCACGGTGACCGTCGACAACGTCTTCACCGACGGGACCGCGGCCGAGGACGGCGTCTCGACGCCGCACAACACCGCGAAGACGATCGACCTGGACGACGTCGTCTCCAGCTCGGGCCGTCCGCTGGACCCGACGCGCGTGACCGTCCCCGGCGCTCCCTCGCACGGGACCGTCACGGTCGACCCGACGACGGGCGAGCTCACCTACACGCCGGCCGCCGGCTACACCGGTGCCGACGAGTTCGAGGTCCGCGTGTGCGACACCTCGAGCCCGGTGCAGTGCACGCTGGTCACCGTCACGGTGACGGTCGGCGCGAACACGGTCACGGCCGCCGCCGACGAGGCCTCGACGTCCGTCGAGACGCCCCGCACGATCGACGTCCGGTCGAACGACGACAGCGAGTCGGGCCAGTCGCTCGCGGCGCCGACCGTGACGACGGATCCCGCTCACGGCTCGGCCGTGGTGGAGTCCGACGGCCGGATCACCTACACGCCGGAGGACGGCTTCTCGGGCGAGGACACGTTCGAGTACCGGGTCTGCGACACGTCCACGCCGACCGCGGTGTGCGACACCGCCACGGTGACGGTCACGGTCGACAACGTCTTCGCCCCGGAGACCGCGGTCGAGGACGGCGTCGCCACGCCGCAGAACACGCCGAAGGACATCCCGCTGGGCGACGTCGTGGATCCCTCGGGCAAGCCGCTCGACCCGACCACGGTCACGATCCCGAAGGATCCCGAGCACGGTGACGTGACGGTCGACCCGACCACGGGCGAGCTGACCTACACGCCGGACCCGGGCTACTCGGGCACGGACGAGTTCGAGGTCCGCGTCTGCGACACCTCGGTCCCGGCCCAGTGCACCACCGTGACCATCGTGGTCGAGGTGTCCGAGAACGCGGTCGCCGCGGCGAACGACTCGGCCACGACGACGCTCGCCACCGAGGTGCTCGTCGACGTGAAGGAGAACGACGACTCGGCCTCCGGCCAGGCGCTCGCGGACCCGGTGGTCATCACGGCCCCGGCTCACGGCGAGACGCGCGTCGAGGCCGACGGCCGCATCGCCTACACGCCGGAGCGCGGCTTCTCGGGCGAGGACACGTTCGAGTACCGGGTGTGCGACACGTCCACGCCGACCGCCGTGTGCGACACCGCCACGGTGACGGTGACCGTCACGAACGCGTTCACCAACCAGCCGGTCGCCGCCGAGGGTGCCGAGACCGACCAGGACGAGGCGCTGACGGTCCCGCTGGCCGACATCGTGACCTCCGAGGGCGCGGCGCTGGATCCCCGCTCGGTGGGTGTCGTCGGGCGTCCGGCCCACGGTGAGGTCGCCGTCGACCCGGAGACCGGTGCCGTGACCTACACGCCGAACGACAGCTACTCCGGCAGCGACGCGTTCGACCTGGAGGTGTGCGACGCCTCGCGTCCCACGCAGTGCCACACGGTCACGATCCCCGTGACCGTCCGGGTCAACGCCGTCGAGACGGGTGACGACAAGGCCACGACCATCACGGGTCGCCCGGTCGTCATCGCGGTCGAGGACAACGACACCAGCCGGACGGGTCGCCCGCTCACGGCCGCGCGGATCACCACGCAGCCCGAGCACGGCGTCGCGGAGGTCCTGGCGGACGGCACGGTGCGCTACACGCCGGCCAAGGGCTTCGTCGGCACGGACTCGTTCGAGTACGAGCGCTGCGACGACTCCACGCCGACCCCGGTCTGCGACACGGCCACCGTCACGGTCGACGTCACCGCCGATCCCGATGCGGTGGACCAGGACGGCGACGACACCGACGGCGCGACCGACGGTGGCGACGACAGCCGTGGCGACGACGACGGTGACGAGGACGGCGCCGGCACCGACCGCGACCAGGACGCGCTGGCCGACACGGGCGGTCCCACCGCCGCGATCGCCGCCCTGGGCGTCGTCGCGCTGGGTCTGGGCCTCGGCCTCACCGGCGCCGCACGCCGCCGCAGGGGCGAGTCCGCCTGA